From the genome of Gemmatimonas sp., one region includes:
- a CDS encoding HDOD domain-containing protein, translated as MSDFCLVRQPVFGTTGALLGYEIRFKETETGEHGFVESFLSGTFDLVRNRMPAFVSCTRTQLLDDAFHVAEPGSAIVMLPPDLEADEAVTEAVARYRAHGGLLALDDVGETAGPSEALVPYVTWVRVDISSENAVTIGKICDRITQGFGKHAPKLIATQIDELAQYEVVLGLGFDAFQGTFFSRPEPLPSANMPQSTVAAMRLMGMARDQKINDRQLEDVISTDPVLTFQLLRLVNSAAIGMRGVSSIGQALRLIGRTAFLRWLAVAVAAARRSSNGVDQELVRQAVERGRLLEQLVGGSRDAGTLFLVGLFSLLDAVFRMPLPEILSRVVLSDEANEALLDRTGPYANAINFAESYELGLFENASEIAKEMGIDPAKVGDFYTNAISWTAEALGAALDAQPPAPTPAGRR; from the coding sequence ATGTCCGACTTCTGCCTCGTTCGCCAGCCCGTCTTCGGTACGACCGGCGCCCTGCTCGGGTACGAAATCCGCTTCAAGGAAACGGAGACCGGGGAACACGGCTTCGTCGAGAGCTTCCTGAGCGGCACCTTCGACCTCGTGCGCAATCGCATGCCGGCCTTCGTGTCCTGCACGCGTACGCAGCTGCTCGATGATGCGTTTCACGTCGCCGAGCCGGGCTCCGCGATCGTGATGCTCCCGCCTGATCTCGAAGCCGACGAAGCGGTGACCGAAGCCGTCGCCCGCTACCGGGCGCACGGCGGGTTGCTCGCCCTCGATGACGTCGGCGAAACCGCCGGCCCGTCGGAGGCACTGGTCCCCTACGTCACCTGGGTCCGGGTCGATATCAGCAGCGAGAACGCGGTCACGATCGGCAAGATCTGCGATCGCATCACGCAGGGCTTCGGCAAGCACGCCCCCAAGCTGATCGCCACGCAGATCGACGAGCTCGCGCAGTACGAGGTGGTGCTGGGGCTGGGCTTCGACGCGTTCCAGGGCACGTTCTTCAGCCGCCCCGAGCCGTTGCCGTCGGCCAACATGCCGCAGTCCACCGTTGCCGCGATGCGACTTATGGGCATGGCGCGCGATCAGAAGATCAACGACCGCCAGCTCGAAGACGTCATATCGACCGATCCGGTGCTCACCTTCCAGCTGCTTCGTCTCGTGAATTCGGCCGCCATCGGCATGCGCGGCGTGAGCTCGATCGGACAGGCACTGCGGCTGATCGGTCGCACCGCCTTCCTCCGCTGGCTGGCCGTGGCCGTGGCCGCCGCCCGCCGCTCGTCGAACGGCGTGGACCAGGAACTGGTACGTCAGGCGGTGGAACGCGGTCGACTGCTCGAGCAGCTGGTTGGCGGCTCACGCGACGCCGGCACCTTGTTCCTCGTCGGCCTCTTCTCGTTGCTCGATGCCGTCTTCCGCATGCCGCTTCCCGAAATTCTCTCGCGCGTCGTGCTCAGCGACGAGGCCAACGAAGCCCTGCTCGACCGCACCGGCCCGTACGCAAACGCCATCAATTTCGCCGAATCGTACGAGCTCGGCCTTTTCGAGAACGCGTCGGAGATCGCCAAGGAGATGGGCATCGACCCGGCCAAGGTCGGCGACTTCTATACCAACGCTATCAGCTGGACCGCCGAAGCACTGGGTGCCGCTCTCGACGCTCAGCCGCCGGCGCCGACTCCCGCTGGTCGGAGATAG